The window TCATGCAATGCACTGATTACTTCTAGAGCAGAGCCTCGAAGGGCTTCTTCAAAGATTTTGGTCAGTTCCCTTGCAACGCAAACCATGGGATTCCCCCACTGGGATGCGATTTCTTCAAGAGTTTTAATCAATCTTACGGGTGATTCGAAAATCACTCGAGTCATGTTTAAATCCCTGTAGCGAGCAAAAAAACTCTTTCGGGAACTGCTTTTAGCTGGCGGAAAGCCCAAAAAAGCAAAAGGCGTTGGGGGAAAGCCAGAGATAACGAGGGCAGCAAGAATAGCCGATGGTCCTGGAATTGCTGTTACCGTAAGGCCTTTTTCGATAACCCGCCGTATTAGCCTGAATCCAGGGTCGGAAAAACCAGGCATTCCTGCGTCGGTTACAAGAGCCCCATTTTCGCCGGTTTTAAGTCTGGAAATTATTTCTTCGTCCCGAGTTACTGGACTGTGCTCGTGATAACTTATTAACGGCTTGTGGATATTGTGATAGGAAAGAAGTTTGCGAGTTCGGCGAGTATCTTCTGCGGCTATAAAATCCACGGTCGAAAGCACTTCAAGGGCTCTCAAGGTAATGTCCTTAAGGTTTCCAATCGGGGTTCCTACGATAAAAAGAATGCCCTTTGGGATGTTCATGATCTTGATTTGCTGGCATCAAAGGCGTTTTTTATCCACTTAAGCTCAGGTTCTCTTTCCTTACGCCAGATAATTCCCACAACATCGAACCTCACAGAAGCATTAGCCATCCTGTTACGTTTTAAATACCAGCTAGCGGCTTTTATTATGCTTAGCTGTTTTTTCTTCGTTACGGATTCAAAGGGATGAACCAGAAATCCTTCCGAAGCTGAACGGACTTCCACGAAAACAACATACTTACCGTCCCGTGCCACTATGTCTATCTCACCCCAGCGGCACGAGACGTTACGATCAATAACCTTAATACCCTTGGACTCCAAAAAAGCTTCCGCCACATTTTCGGCTTTCTGTCCGGTCTCTCTACGATCTTCATTCATGACCTTTTTGTCTGAGCCTTGCAAGATCCTTGATAGCTCCGGCGATCTTGCTAAGTTCCCCCAGTCGCTCCTTCGCTCGTTCAAGATATGGCAGAGCTTCAGGGTTTTGATGATTGCCCAGCGCCTGAGCAACCCAGTTTACCACGTAGGGATTTTCATGTTCCGTAAGTTTAGTCAGTATCTCGAAGCTTTCAGGGGTTGGGATTTTCCCGAGCACCATGATTATACCCACTTTGAGTTCATCAAAGGCTTTATGCTGTTCAATGGTTTCTCGAATAATCGGCACTGAACGTTCCCCGAAAGATTCAAGCGCTGTGAGACACATCTGAGCGAAGAAAGGATAGCGGAACATGGAAAGTTCCGCCAAGAGCTTAAGAGCTTCGTCAGTTGCAATGGCTTGAAGAATTTCCGGCACAAATAGTGTTGCCCACGAGAAATAATAGGTAAGGGGCAGTATGTAGGGGATTGCATCTGAACCAACGGCTTTAAGTTCGTCAATGGTTGGACTTAAAGCCTGTCGTCTGACCTGGTATCCTTCTTGATCTCGTTGATGAAATTTCTTCATGTCGTTCGCTGTTTTAAGTTCCGCCACAAGCTCCATAAGCCTTGTGCTAGGTTTCATAGGGAAATGATCTCGGTAGTGGCGAGCTCTTTGGGCAATCCAGAATTTTTCGAGCCAGGTTGTGGGGGAATAAAAATGCACAAGATGCCCTTTTTGTTCTCTCCTGTGGGAACCACTTTCCTGGAAGACATCTTTTTCTTCAAGAGCTACCTGCCAGCGGTCCCTAGCAGTATAGAAAGCCCTTTCATAATCGCCTAAGACGATACAGGCGGTAAATAAAATGTCGTGCAGTCGGTCGTCTTCCGGGTAGTGTTCTAAAAGAGTTTCAGCGTGTTTTCGAGCTTTTGCAAAGTCTTCATGGAAGAGAAAATCAAAGCCTCTCTGAATTTCTTGTTCAAGACGCTTTTTCTCTCGAGCTTGCTGTTCTCTCCTGAGCAAGTCATCCTTTGGTATGGTTTTTCTTATCTCTTCGTGTAGCGGCATGCAGCATTTTTTGTATTTTTTGCCAGATCCGCAGGGACAGAGATCGTTGCGAGAAATTTTATCCGATGGCAATGAATCCTGAAGAGCTGCACGACGGCATAATTCCTGATATTCAATAGTCCGACGATTTAATTCTTCTAGACTTATGCCAAAATCTTTGCAGACCTGGTCTGGTGGATTGCCTTTAAGCACTTCAAGGACCGGTTCGAAGGGATGAGAGATAGGTTTTTCTGGGTTCATAGCGCTTTTTCTCCTTTCTTCCAAGTAGGAGCAATTTTTAACACAAAGAGATAAAACTTCCAAAGATATTCCTTTGTTTAAGACGGTTGCCGTTTTAAATCTACCGGTATGTAGTGGTAAGCTCTTTTTATAAAAGAGCTATTCCGAAATTTCTTTGCGTGTAATATGATATTTATAGTAGAGTTTGTTTGGGTAGCCTATGGAGCTTGCCCTTGGCTGTGGTTAACCCATTGTTTTGGGGATGGGCTAAAAATATGCCCAAGCAGCTAGTCATTATCTCCTAAAACGACGTAGCAACGTTAAATACGTTAAGAATAAGGAGGGAGAGTAGATCTATGAATTTTCAGGAAGTAATCCTTGCACTTGATCACTTTTGGGCTAAGCAGGGCTGTATAATTCAGCAGCCTTACGATCTGGAGGTGGGCGCAGGAACCTTTAATCCTGCTACTTTTCTTAGATCTTTGGGACCTGAGCCATGGAAAGTGGCTTATGTAGAGCCATCCAGACGCCCAACAGATGGGCGCTACGGGGAAAATCCTAACCGTCTTCAACATTACTATCAGTATCAGGTCATCATTAAACCGTCTCCTCCCGATTCCCAGGGGCTTTATCTTGAAAGCCTTAAGAGCCTCGGAATTGACCCGCTTGATCACGATATTCGATTCGTAGAGGACGACTGGGAGTCGCCCACTCTTGGCGCATCAGGTCTTGGATGGGAAGTCTGGCTTGATGGAATGGAAATTACTCAGTTTACTTATTTTCAGCAGGTTGGTGGCATACAGCTTCACCCCGTAAGTGTAGAACTTACCTACGGGCTGGAACGAATAGCCATGTATTTACAGGGAAAAGATAACGTTTTTGAACTCAAGTGGAATGATTCTATCACCTACGGTGATGTTCATCACAAGGGTGAAGTGGAATGGTCCTATTACAATTTTGAAGAAGCGAATGTTGAGATGCTATTTAAGCTTTTCGATATGTATGAGGCCGAGTCTCTTCGGATGCACGAAAAGTCTCTTGTGCTCCCAGCTTATGATTACTGCCTGAAGTGTTCCCATGTATTTAACCTGCTTGATGCCAGAGGGGCTATCAGCGTTGCTGAGCGCACTCAGTATATCGCCAGAGTAAGAAATCTTGCGCGCCTTGTGGCTCACGCATACGTAAAACAGCGTGAAGAGATGGGATTCCCACTGATGAATAGATGGTAGCAATTGCATTCTACGGAGATGAGTCAAATTCCGCGCTTTCATCAGGCGGCGCAGATAATTGACGAGTTTCAGTAAAATCTAGTAACGTGACATCTGGCGATTGTGTAATGTGGGTGGAAATATAGTAAACGGCAAGGATGATTTGTTAAAAACCGGCAGTTTTGGAAAATAGGTGGTAAAGCTATGGAAAAAGCACCTTTTTTTCTTGAAATAGGCTCAGAAGAGATACCAGCCGGCTACATTGATCCGGCTCTGGAAGCTATGAAAGAACAGATTGTCAAGTTTATGGACGATTATCGTATCGCTCACGGAACGCCCTTCATAACCGGAACTCCCCGCCGACTTGTGCTTTTCATCCCCGATGTAGCCCTTCAGCAGGAAAGCACATCCCAAGAAATTATTGGGCCGCCATATCAGGTAGCTTTTAATCCCGACGGAACTCCAACAAAAGCCGCTGAAGGATTTGCAAAAAGTCAGAACGTAAGAGTTGAAGACTTACAGATAAAAGAAACCCCGAAGGGAAAATACCTTTATGTAGTTAGGATGGAAGAAGGGCTTCCGACAAAAAACCTGTTAGCCGATAAACTTCCTGATTTTATCGCTCATATTCCTTTTCCGAAATCTATGCGCTGGGGAAGCGAAACAGTCACTTTCGCCCGTCCTATGCGCTGGATCGTAGCGCTTCTCGGTGATGAACTGATCCCATTTCGCTACGGCGACATCGAAAGTGGACGTTTTACCTATGGTCATCGTTTTATGAAACCTGATCCGATCCCTGTTGTGGCGGATTACAACCATTATAGAGAGGAACTTCGAAATGCTTTAGTTATCGTTGACAGAGAAGAACGACGGGAACTTATTCGTTCTGGCGTGAAGGAATTAGCATCAAAGGTAGGAGGAGAGGTTGTTGATGATGAAGATCTTTTAGCTGAGGTCACTCACTTGGTTGAATATCCATATCCGCTTATGGGACGTTTCGAAGAAAAATATCTTGAACTTCCTCCCGAAGTCCCAATAACCGTCATGAAAGAACATCAGCGTTATTTTGCAGTTATTGATCGGGATGGAAAACTTATGCCCTGTTTCATAACAGTGGCTAACACTGTAGCAAGAAACCCTGAAGTGGTGGTTCAGGGAAACGAACGAGTAATAAGGGCTCGCCTTGAGGATGCTAGGTTTTACTACGAGGAAGACAAGAAAGTGCCTCTTAGCAGGCGAGTTGAACAGCTCAAGACGGTGGTGTTTCATTCTAAGCTTGGCACGAGCTGGGAAAAAGTCGAACGGTTTACGGAGATTGCGAAAACCATTGCGGACGCATTGAAACTGGCTTCAGCCGACAAGGAAAAGCTACTTAGAGCGGCGCTTCTTTGTAAAGCTGATCTTGTAACCGGCATGGTGGGCGAGTTTCCAGAACTTCAGGGCATTATGGGGAGAGATTATGCCTTAAAGCAGGGGGAGGATCCTGAAGTCGCTCAAGCTATCTACGAACATTACCTTCCAACCAAAGCTGGCGGTGCTGTTCCACAGGGCATCATTGGAGCTATACTCAGTATTGCTGACAAACTGGACACCATCGTGGGATGCTTCAGTGTGGGAATGATTCCCACCGGAACAGCCGACCCCTTTGCTCTAAGACGTCAAACTCTGGGAATCATAAGAATCATCTCGGAGAAAAACTTGCCACTGTCTTTAGTGGCTCTTGTTAGAGTAGCTATATCTCTCCTAAAAAGATGGGCAACGGAACCCGAACAGGATGTCTTTTCTGGGGTCATGAACTTCTTCAAAGGACGTCTGGAACACCTGTTAACATCAGCACCCGATTCCCCTTATGTGCTATCTGCAGTGAAATCTGCTCTTGCAGTGCGGCTTGATGTAATTCCCGATGACATGAGGCGAATTGAAGCTCTGTCAGAATTTGTTCGAAAGCCTGACTTTGAAGTTCTTGCAACAGCTTTTAAGCGTGTCGTAAATATCATTAAGGATGAACTCGAAACTGAAAAGGCGGAAGTAAAACCCGATCTTTTCCAGGAAACTCAGGAAAAAGCTTTGTGGGAAGCCTTTACTGTGGCTAAGAACCAGGTCGGATCTTTGTCCAGGGAAGGAAAATACGCAGAGGCTCTTGGTGTTCTCGCTGAACTGAAATCCCCTATAGATGCCTTCTTCGATTCTGTTCTGGTTATGGCTAAGGATGAAGCTATTCGCCAGAATCGGCTTGCTCTGCTTCGATCCATTAAAGAACTTTTTGAAGAAATAGGTGATTTTAGACTTCTCTAGAGAGCCATCAGTAATTGCACTGAGAATTAAAAAACTGTGGGGCATGCCGATGTGCCCCACAGTTGACCCACCTAAATTCAGATCAGAAGTTGTTGTCGTTAATTTCCGAAGAAGTGACCAAAAATCATTCCAACTATAGTGGAAAAGATTACAACAAGTGTTACGTAAATGGCGGTTTTCTTTGTGCCCATAACGCTTCGAATTACAAGCATATTTGGAAGACTGAGAGCTGGTCCTGCTAGGAGCAAAGCTAGAGCCGGTCCCTTGCCCATTCCTGCACCTAAAAGTCCCTGAACTATGGGAACTTCCGTCAGAGTGGCAAAATACATAAATGCTCCAACTATAGCGCTGAAGAAATTTGCCCAGAGGGAGTTGCCGCCAACGAGCGCCTTTACCCATTGAGACGGAATAATGCCTTCGTAGCCTGGTCTTCCAAGCAACAAGCCAGCGATGAGCACTCCAAAAAGCAGAAGTGGAGTTATCTGATAGGCAAATTCCCAGGTTTTGAGAAACCATTCCTGCATTTCTTTTCTTGAAGTTGTAATAGTGGCTGTGATCGCTACGATTCCGACGGAAAAGGGTATTAGGGGTTCGTGAGGAGCAACGAAGACGGCTATAGCTACAGCCAGAGCGCTGATAACCACTTTATAAATCTTAACTCGATACCAAAAGATAAGAACCAATCCTAAAGCCAGAGCACAAACTGCCGTTAGCCACCATTTAATATGGTAGATGGCGTTCCAGATTCCCACTTCCTGGGGGGATTTACCCCAGTTGGCGAAGATTAACACACCAACCATGGTGGCGAAGTAGATAACGGTTT of the Thermodesulforhabdaceae bacterium genome contains:
- the rsmI gene encoding 16S rRNA (cytidine(1402)-2'-O)-methyltransferase encodes the protein MNIPKGILFIVGTPIGNLKDITLRALEVLSTVDFIAAEDTRRTRKLLSYHNIHKPLISYHEHSPVTRDEEIISRLKTGENGALVTDAGMPGFSDPGFRLIRRVIEKGLTVTAIPGPSAILAALVISGFPPTPFAFLGFPPAKSSSRKSFFARYRDLNMTRVIFESPVRLIKTLEEIASQWGNPMVCVARELTKIFEEALRGSALEVISALHERSNEIKGEITIVVEGAQIAERKARIDFVDYGANTESHDLEILQKASIDDTIQKLLDENPTKSTRELAHEIANRFGISRRSVYKKIVELRENSKSQP
- a CDS encoding YraN family protein, producing the protein MNEDRRETGQKAENVAEAFLESKGIKVIDRNVSCRWGEIDIVARDGKYVVFVEVRSASEGFLVHPFESVTKKKQLSIIKAASWYLKRNRMANASVRFDVVGIIWRKEREPELKWIKNAFDASKSRS
- a CDS encoding HEAT repeat domain-containing protein; the encoded protein is MNPEKPISHPFEPVLEVLKGNPPDQVCKDFGISLEELNRRTIEYQELCRRAALQDSLPSDKISRNDLCPCGSGKKYKKCCMPLHEEIRKTIPKDDLLRREQQAREKKRLEQEIQRGFDFLFHEDFAKARKHAETLLEHYPEDDRLHDILFTACIVLGDYERAFYTARDRWQVALEEKDVFQESGSHRREQKGHLVHFYSPTTWLEKFWIAQRARHYRDHFPMKPSTRLMELVAELKTANDMKKFHQRDQEGYQVRRQALSPTIDELKAVGSDAIPYILPLTYYFSWATLFVPEILQAIATDEALKLLAELSMFRYPFFAQMCLTALESFGERSVPIIRETIEQHKAFDELKVGIIMVLGKIPTPESFEILTKLTEHENPYVVNWVAQALGNHQNPEALPYLERAKERLGELSKIAGAIKDLARLRQKGHE
- the glyQ gene encoding glycine--tRNA ligase subunit alpha gives rise to the protein MNFQEVILALDHFWAKQGCIIQQPYDLEVGAGTFNPATFLRSLGPEPWKVAYVEPSRRPTDGRYGENPNRLQHYYQYQVIIKPSPPDSQGLYLESLKSLGIDPLDHDIRFVEDDWESPTLGASGLGWEVWLDGMEITQFTYFQQVGGIQLHPVSVELTYGLERIAMYLQGKDNVFELKWNDSITYGDVHHKGEVEWSYYNFEEANVEMLFKLFDMYEAESLRMHEKSLVLPAYDYCLKCSHVFNLLDARGAISVAERTQYIARVRNLARLVAHAYVKQREEMGFPLMNRW
- the glyS gene encoding glycine--tRNA ligase subunit beta, producing MEKAPFFLEIGSEEIPAGYIDPALEAMKEQIVKFMDDYRIAHGTPFITGTPRRLVLFIPDVALQQESTSQEIIGPPYQVAFNPDGTPTKAAEGFAKSQNVRVEDLQIKETPKGKYLYVVRMEEGLPTKNLLADKLPDFIAHIPFPKSMRWGSETVTFARPMRWIVALLGDELIPFRYGDIESGRFTYGHRFMKPDPIPVVADYNHYREELRNALVIVDREERRELIRSGVKELASKVGGEVVDDEDLLAEVTHLVEYPYPLMGRFEEKYLELPPEVPITVMKEHQRYFAVIDRDGKLMPCFITVANTVARNPEVVVQGNERVIRARLEDARFYYEEDKKVPLSRRVEQLKTVVFHSKLGTSWEKVERFTEIAKTIADALKLASADKEKLLRAALLCKADLVTGMVGEFPELQGIMGRDYALKQGEDPEVAQAIYEHYLPTKAGGAVPQGIIGAILSIADKLDTIVGCFSVGMIPTGTADPFALRRQTLGIIRIISEKNLPLSLVALVRVAISLLKRWATEPEQDVFSGVMNFFKGRLEHLLTSAPDSPYVLSAVKSALAVRLDVIPDDMRRIEALSEFVRKPDFEVLATAFKRVVNIIKDELETEKAEVKPDLFQETQEKALWEAFTVAKNQVGSLSREGKYAEALGVLAELKSPIDAFFDSVLVMAKDEAIRQNRLALLRSIKELFEEIGDFRLL
- a CDS encoding permease; this encodes MKTSTVSQEQIMEEELEQEEKIIAWGTIWKPLLVMIGAFLLCFFLPIESQRFQNAVYESLALVKWYAQEHVILCLVTAFFIAGAISCFVSQAAVMKYLGPLAPKALAYGVASVSGSILAVCSCTVLPLFAGIWKRGAGLGPAIAFLYSGPAINILAIVLTARILGLDIGIARAVGAIGFSIIIGIMMHLIFRKEEQAKAEAAIHLPPVEGGRPLWQTVIYFATMVGVLIFANWGKSPQEVGIWNAIYHIKWWLTAVCALALGLVLIFWYRVKIYKVVISALAVAIAVFVAPHEPLIPFSVGIVAITATITTSRKEMQEWFLKTWEFAYQITPLLLFGVLIAGLLLGRPGYEGIIPSQWVKALVGGNSLWANFFSAIVGAFMYFATLTEVPIVQGLLGAGMGKGPALALLLAGPALSLPNMLVIRSVMGTKKTAIYVTLVVIFSTIVGMIFGHFFGN